Proteins from one Ranitomeya variabilis isolate aRanVar5 chromosome 1, aRanVar5.hap1, whole genome shotgun sequence genomic window:
- the EMC9 gene encoding ER membrane protein complex subunit 9, which yields MCEVELSTRVYVKMILHAARYPHSTVSGALLGRRTPGCLTLCDCVPIGHQLPLALSLEVALTQIDSWSALQGLVIAGFYQANAILRDTSINSATLRSASLIAEYQEDAVLILMDNERLSPCPGVPPLTVLHRNSNKQWIPKEKTLVMWGHWEETQRITRHLLHAKAYQRLVDFDTHLEDLRSDWTNEELNVEITRLASVANGNT from the exons ATGTGTGAGGTAGAACTGAGTACACGTGTGTATGTGAAAATGATTCTCCATGCAGCCCGCTACCCACACAGCACAGTGAGCGGGGCTCTTCTGGGGCGCAGAACACCCGGCTGCCTGACATTGTGTGATTGTGTGCCGATCGGTCACCAGCTGCCACTTGCGCTCAGCCTAGAGGTGGCCCTGACACAG ATAGACTCTTGGAGCGCTCTTCAAGGACTAGTTATCGCAGGGTTCTACCAAGCAAATGCCATCCTCAGAGATACTAG CATCAACTCTGCCACCCTTCGCTCAGCCTCACTGATCGCTGAATACCAAGAGGATGCAGTGCTAATATTG ATGGATAATGAGCGCCTGTCGCCCTGTCCTGGGGTCCCTCCTCTCACAGTTCTACATCGAAACAGCAACAAGCAGTGGATTCCCAAAGAAAAAACTCT AGTCATGTGGGGTCATTGGGAAGAAACTCAGCGTATCACAAGGCACCTTCTTCATGCTAAAGCTTACCAGCGACTTGTTGACTTTGACACTCACCTTGAAGATCTTAGATCTGACTGGACCAATGAAGAGCTGAATGTGGAAATAACCCGTCTAGCTTCTGTAGCAAATGGAAACACATGA